The Naumovozyma dairenensis CBS 421 chromosome 11, complete genome genome includes a window with the following:
- the CEF1 gene encoding Cef1p (similar to Saccharomyces cerevisiae CEF1 (YMR213W); ancestral locus Anc_8.728), giving the protein MAPVPIYVKGGVWTNVEDQILKAAIQKYGTHRWSKIASLLHKKTARQCEIRWNEYLNPTLNFNDFSKDEDVKLLDLARKLPNQWRTIADSLGRTAQFCIERYNKLLSADDNDQATKEEEGKEGDRENLMLGSSLDFKIGDVNPNAETQAAKPDKEILDDDEREMVAEARARLMNTQGKKATRKIRERMLEESKRVAQLQKRRELKVAGINTKIKKGKKKYESEIDYNEDIVYEQEPVAGLYDTTEEDKRSEINFKNFEKAVNRKGLKENNKNEESTSRPLGTKPTIKKRKAFDDRDGKLGPMTVTDNILTNDFKKPKLSLSKPGVASEYESAETIESKRQQLLDAKDVGVILKHGKSAPVVKTEIEPDLTSTKPTMSRKQIAKYLVKMFAMLPSPKNDFEIEIDDEYTDEGDNTDEIQRNVDDERTDNQGKTPLFSDNDEEYKVDEATTFPIDIPCLEYSDELPLPGTIESPNDDFALEFNKLILCSLSESTYMEDREFEKCYNDVSMMISEEQKLMPKDKKKMYLNAVENYPPKLGELQESIQDKCDRIREVQKDLLYLDALKQENTELNSDLCGNIIPNLRDLQMKYYIYYRIFQNESKGIKQRKEGLENDLLGSFRR; this is encoded by the coding sequence atggCGCCTGTCCCGATTTACGTCAAAGGTGGTGTTTGGACCAACGTAGAAGATCAAATCTTAAAAGCTGCCATACAAAAATATGGGACTCATCGATGGAGTAAAATCGCCTCACTATTACATAAGAAGACTGCAAGACAATGTGAAATTAGATGgaatgaatatttgaacccaactttaaattttaatgatttctctaaagatgaagatgttAAATTATTGGATTTGGCTAGAAAATTGCCTAATCAATGGAGAACTATTGCTGATTCATTGGGAAGGACTGCTCAGTTTTGTATAGAACgttataataaattattatctgcAGATGATAATGACCAAgcaacaaaagaagaagaaggaaaagaaggaGATCGTGAAAATTTGATGTTGGGTTCTTCTTTAGATTTTAAAATAGGTGATGTGAATCCTAATGCAGAAACTCAAGCAGCTAAACCTGATAAGGAAATTttggatgatgatgaaagagAAATGGTAGCAGAGGCAAGAGCTCGTTTAATGAATACACAAGGTAAGAAAGCAACCAGGAAAATACGAGAAAGAATGTTAGAAGAATCAAAAAGAGTAGctcaattacaaaaaagaagagaattgAAAGTCGCAGGGATAAATACTAAAATCAAAAAggggaaaaaaaaatatgaatcaGAAATAGATTATAACGAAGATATTGTCTATGAACAGGAACCTGTTGCAGGTTTGTATGATACtacagaagaagataaacGAAGTGAAATAAACtttaaaaattttgaaaaagcTGTAAATAGGAAAGGTTTAAAAGAGAATAACAAAAACGAAGAATCTACAAGTAGACCTCTAGGAACCAAACCCactataaagaaaagaaaggcATTTGATGATAGAGATGGAAAGTTGGGCCCAATGACAGTTACTGATAATATCTTAACAAATGACTTCAAAAAACCGAAATTATCATTGTCAAAGCCTGGAGTAGCTAGCGAGTATGAATCAGCCGAAACAATAGAGTCTAAGAGGCAACAGTTGTTAGATGCGAAAGACGTAGGTGTAATTTTAAAACACGGCAAATCAGCTCCTGTAGTGAAGACTGAAATTGAACCGGACTTGACCTCAACGAAACCGACAATGTCTCGGAAACAAATCGCAAAGTACCTTGTGAAAATGTTTGCAATGTTACCATCTCCGaagaatgattttgaaattgaaatcgATGATGAATATACTGATGAGGGTGATAATACTGATGAAATCCAGAGAAATGTTGATGACGAAAGAACTGATAACCAAGGTAAAACACCTCTGTTTTCCgacaatgatgaagaatacAAGGTGGATGAAGCAACAACTTTTCCAATAGATATTCCTTGTCTTGAGTATAGCGATGAGCTGCCGTTACCAGGTACCATCGAATCCCCTAATGATGACTTTGCATTAGAATTTAATAAACTAATATTATGTTCATTATCCGAGTCAACTTATATGGAAGACAGAGAATTTGAGAAATGTTATAATGATGTCAGCATGATGATAAGTGAGGAGCAGAAGTTGATGCCGAaagacaagaaaaaaatgtatcTAAATGCAGTTGAAAATTACCCTCCCAAATTGGGGGAACTACAAGAATCGATCCAGGATAAATGTGATCGAATTCGTGAGGTACAAAAAGATTTATTGTATTTGGATGCATTAAAGCAAGAAAATACGGAACTTAACAGTGACTTGTGTGGTAACATTATACCTAATTTACGTGATTTacaaatgaaatattacatttattatcgaatatttcaaaatgaatCAAAGGGAATAAAACAACGTAAGGAAGGATTGGAGAATGATCTCCTAGGATCTTTCCGTAGATGA
- the MGL2 gene encoding putative carboxylic ester hydrolase (similar to Saccharomyces cerevisiae YMR210W), with amino-acid sequence MVTLPYHITINQVGSQTPIAFHTETSPETDDPENASITMQQLIDEYAPEFSQDAKGSLYKPLLHGNLQTAYTALNFDNVHLVHFHRHMLHYQDGGVGALDIAVSPDAFHKEVDHSYIPETQQPFPEPFDQFYSYVQPDHPSLSSDDEKPMMIILHGVTGGSWASYGRPLILEMMSKYGFECCVLNNRGCNYSKITTPQLYNGGWTNDVRYMVTELRDMYPNRKFYMVGFSLGATILVNYLGEEGDKSDIECAVALGNPWDMVHSTFFVNHTFVGSRIYAPTVAKNLAKISQNHLGVLIRDKRLKPIYETKLFNFKNFEEFDDQLTAPMFGYNTANEYYRDASSVNRLMGVRTPILALNSMDDPVIGADFLPEKEIILNPYILLLETSIGGHVAWFSDAYGNRWYTKPIGKYLNAFHTQITMKGLKPDLSNISLPINNSKPVKTTYNL; translated from the coding sequence ATGGTCACTCTACCATACCATATAACTATCAACCAAGTGGGATCGCAAACACCTATCGCCTTTCACACAGAGACTTCCCCGGAAACTGATGATCCCGAGAATGCCAGCATAACAATGCAGCAATTAATAGACGAATACGCTCCTGAATTCTCCCAAGATGCCAAAGGGTCACTGTACAAACCATTACTTCATGGTAACTTACAAACAGCATACACAGCATTAAATTTCGACAATGTACATCTCGTCCATTTCCATCGTCATATGTTACATTACCAAGATGGTGGTGTCGGCGCTCTCGATATCGCTGTATCTCCTGATGCGTTCCATAAAGAGGTGGACCATTCTTATATCCCTGAGACACAACAGCCGTTCCCTGAACCGTTTGACCAGTTTTATTCATACGTGCAACCTGATCATCCATCATTGTCTTCTGATGATGAGAAACCAATGATGATTATATTGCATGGTGTCACTGGTGGCTCATGGGCAAGTTATGGTAGACCTTTGATCTTGGAAATGATGAGTAAGTATGGGTTTGAATGTTGTGTGTTGAATAATAGAGGTTGtaattattcaaagattACAACTCCACAATTGTATAATGGAGGTTGGACTAATGATGTTAGATATATGGTTACGGAATTGAGAGATATGTATCCTAATAGGAAGTTTTATATGGTGGGGTTCTCATTGGGTGCAACTATTTTAGTTAATTATTTGGGAGAAGAAGGTGATAAGTCTGATATTGAATGTGCTGTGGCATTGGGGAATCCATGGGATATGGTTCACTCTACATTTTTTGTCAATCATACATTTGTTGGGTCTAGAATTTATGCTCCTACTGTTGCTAAAAATTTAGCTAAAATTTCCCAGAATCATTTGGGCGTTTTAATTCGAGATAAACGATTGAAACCTATTTATGAAACTAAACTGTTTAATTTTAagaattttgaagaatttgatgatCAATTAACTGCACCAATGTTTGGATATAATACAGcaaatgaatattatagAGATGCAAGCTCAGTAAATAGACTTATGGGTGTGAGAACTCCAATTTTAGCTTTGAATTCTATGGATGACCCAGTTATTGGAGCTGATTTCCTTCctgaaaaggaaatcatTTTAAATCCgtatatattattgttagaAACAAGTATTGGTGGACATGTTGCATGGTTCAGTGACGCATATGGTAATAGATGGTACACTAAACCTATCGGTAAATATCTAAATGCATTCCATACACAAATCACAATGAAAGGCTTGAAACcagatttatcaaatataagCTTACCcatcaacaacagcaaACCAGTCAAGACAACATATAATTTATAG
- the EFR3 gene encoding Efr3p (similar to Saccharomyces cerevisiae EFR3 (YMR212C); ancestral locus Anc_8.727) translates to MGIFTPKHQRLVNQCYPTGRTTDKKPKSSETSYLLYYVNSRRSKLEKVSSYLIKKSNNDMNHRRVGNIAVTLELMNKIVKNCKENLNVFIRDFFQIMNNILTNANFNNDVGIVELLEMTFNSICTNLDGALFSGDPEFIRGYSAFVDSFFVVANEKLHNDDLLLKCCLDISLTDSLASNPKIKNYVSKSVTFSLSKFQERNPIFKRISLDRTNLYQASSPNLTKRLSKVQTRPAGLDTLNNEEGQPSDLSLIALRSFFSTTEGDKLGLSINALIEFILVTPNKELLEFICNGIPVQYRYFVILFLVRQLTQTTTTTKPSNSDPIVLLKLISAILTSDISIVGLSVLDIMRKLLAFQLEHYKENKTVEECCLTIRDLNNKTYYKEQMSDMLYEILVKLKHYKHLSGGEGKVDTTKDSIKITILTNDATELVTFAGQEAISLELFAELAPILNKCIVPLFNIVERQLSTGAAFTKVFQLLRQIKSKDIQQSMMEKIFTKFGKFALLSGLNFFLENITKPEDVYYLYHKQAADFLQIDDYKNQTEYKLQSQSLFSKDDLLNYYSDLGSNKFSKMGSQILMSRPTHVSTSDLVSDNATHSMTPDGFSIKSVSNGLLSEGAIPMNKRGTDNASKSKAQILNTKGSIYRLASDDMRSWRTARSKTPKISDLKKVVNTKAKTTDSQNKETTKTASLRGSQSVKSKVTNITFLLSELKTNDYADGETNKIQDPDEDNIVGLDKIDIARSQTTKLNSHNALPRLGSRNSTLLKSQANVVLPDIDDAFVDAAEGINVSNSRGKLFSSS, encoded by the coding sequence ATGGGGATTTTCACACCTAAACATCAGAGGTTGGTCAATCAATGTTATCCCACTGGCAGAACCACGGATAAGAAGCCTAAATCTTCCGAGACGTCGTATCTTTTATATTATGTCAATTCAAGACGTagtaaattggaaaaagtTAGTAGTTACTTGATTAAAAAAAGTAACAATGATATGAATCATAGAAGAGTGGGAAATATAGCTGTTACCTTggaattaatgaataaaattgttAAGAATtgtaaagaaaatttgaacGTATTTATTAGGgattttttccaaattatgAATAACATTTTGACAAATGCTAactttaataatgatgttGGTATAGTGGAATTATTGGAAATGACATTTAATAGTATTTGCACCAATTTAGATGGTGCATTGTTTAGTGGAGATCCAGAATTTATTAGAGGTTATTCTGCCTTTGTTGATTCATTCTTTGTTGTGGCTAATGAAAAACTtcataatgatgatttacTACTGAAATGTTGCTTGGATATCTCTTTGACTGATAGTCTAGCAAGCAATCCAAAAATCAAAAACTATGTCTCTAAATCTGttacattttcattaagcaaatttcaagaaagaaatccaatttttaaaagaatCTCGCTCGATCGTACAAATCTTTATCAAGCTTCCAGTCCTAATTTAACCAAAAGATTGAGTAAAGTACAAACACGTCCTGCAGGTTTAGATACTTTGAATAACGAAGAAGGACAACCATCCGATCTTTCCTTAATTGCTTTACGTTCCTTTTTCAGTACCACCGAAGGTGATAAATTAGGATTATCTATTAATGCATTGATTGAATTTATACTAGTTACAccaaataaagaattattggAATTTATTTGTAATGGTATCCCAGTTCAATATAGATATTTTGTCATATTGTTCTTAGTTCGACAGCTAACTCAAACTACGACGACGACAAAGCCCTCAAATTCAGATCCAATAGTActattaaaattaatttctGCCATATTGACTTCTGATATTAGTATTGTTGGATTAAGTGTCTTAGATATCATGAGGAAATTATTGGCTTTCCAATTGGAAcattataaagaaaataaaaccGTCGAAGAATGTTGTTTGACCATCAGagatttaaataataagacATACTATAAAGAACAAATGTCAGACATGTTATATGAAATTCTAGtcaaattgaaacattATAAACATCTTTCAGGGGGAGAAGGGAAAGTTGATACAACAAAAGATTCCATCAAAATAACCATATTGACAAATGATGCAACAGAACTAGTCACTTTTGCTGGACAAGAAGCAATTAGTTTAGAATTATTTGCTGAATTAGCACCAATTTTAAACAAATGTATTGtaccattatttaatattgtcGAACGCCAACTTTCAACAGGTGCCGCATTTACAAAAGTATTTCAATTACTACGccaaatcaaatcaaaagaTATTCAACAATCAATGATGGAGAAAATTTTTACCAAGTTTGGGAAATTTGCATTATTATCAGGacttaatttctttttagaGAATATCACAAAACCAGAGGATGTTTATTACTTGTATCATAAGCAAGCAGCCGACTTTTTACAAATAGATGATTACAAAAATCAAACGGAATACAAATTACAATCCCAATCTCTTTTCTCCAAAGATGACCTgctgaattattattccgATTTGGGGTCAAACAAGTTTAGTAAAATGGGATCACAAATATTAATGTCACGACCTACTCATGTCTCCACATCTGACTTAGTTTCAGACAATGCCACACATTCTATGACACCCGACGGATTCAGTATTAAATCTGTTTCAAATGGGTTGTTATCCGAAGGTGCTATCCCAATGAACAAAAGAGGCACCGATAATGCATCAAAATCGAAAGCTCAAATCTTAAACACAAAAGGTAGTATATATAGACTAGCATCAGATGATATGAGATCATGGAGGACAGCAAGATCGAAGACGCCCAAGATAAGTGACTTGAAAAAAGTTGTTAACACCAAAGCTAAAACGACAGATTCCCAAAACAAGGAAACTACAAAAACAGCATCTTTACGTGGCTCTCAATCAGTAAAATCAAAAGTTACAAATATAACTTTCTTATTAAGCgaattgaaaacaaatGACTATGCTGATGGAGAAACTAATAAAATTCAAGACCCTGATGAAGACAATATTGTCGGATTAGACAAAATTGATATCGCACGATcacaaacaacaaaactGAATTCACATAACGCTCTCCCAAGATTAGGGAGCCGAAACTCAACTCTCTTGAAATCACAAGCGAATGTAGTGCTCCCGGACATAGATGATGCGTTTGTTGATGCAGCAGAAGGAATCAATGTTTCCAATTCAAGGGGGAagttattttcatcttcttga
- the DML1 gene encoding Dml1p (similar to Saccharomyces cerevisiae DML1 (YMR211W); ancestral locus Anc_8.724) → MHEIITISASHRANHLTTQFFNCQEELLYLPEERPNDPTIFLNPTIDKISKTATYSPRAILWDARNGNGSLADYQYVPETEDYHFRPRGDDHGEQSKQSDSNNHQVMVTHPRINQSEYQIALDQNKPLPKLTKENTKYWSDYNKLIYQAGNCRTLTNWYHDAEHPNLPDYQNLKKREFDQFQMGIDEFENYCMDDFFDESLRIQLENCDTVQGFNLITDFDSAWGGFSSRLLEELRDELPKTTIFTWGFHEQDMFCSLPKLRGGSVVNKIRTTIALGRESNIVFPLWAQPDLYTNWEIAGNLCKVLDTVTSVSGQKHSDYNRSMSYLETSLTLGDDRKKYVSDLYDVQDDDYYSYYSMVKPLAKSRDKPYHDFTVCKINRIGQIPPTKEEQMGAVTKGKKINELYTYSYYPSDTIPDEYKKNNSFQLEIKNTEKSRDVFKYYEDFVSKHLRFADDREELKDELSTLATEYESGWYDEEDSGDDDA, encoded by the coding sequence ATGCATGAAATCATTACTATCTCGGCATCTCATAGAGCCAATCATCTAACCActcaattcttcaattgtcAAGAAGAATTACTCTACCTTCCTGAAGAAAGACCAAATGATCCAACTATATTTTTGAACCCGACAATAGACAAGATATCTAAAACAGCCACATATTCACCAAGAGCCATTCTATGGGATGCTCGTAATGGTAATGGGTCATTAGCTGATTATCAATATGTCCCAGAAACGGAGGATTATCATTTCCGTCCCAGAGGTGACGACCATGGAGAACAATCAAAGCAATCGgattcaaataatcatCAAGTTATGGTGACACATCCAAGGATTAATCAATCAGAATATCAAATTGCATTGGATCAGAATAAACCACTACCGAAATTAACTAAGGAAAATACTAAATATTGGTCTGATTATAAcaaattaatttatcaagCGGGCAATTGTCGAACTTTAACGAATTGGTATCATGATGCTGAACATCCCAATTTACCagattatcaaaatttgaagaagaggGAATTTGACCAGTTCCAAATGGgtattgatgaatttgaaaattactGTATGGATGACTTCTTTGATGAAAGTTTAAGAATTCAATTAGAAAACTGTGATACAGTTCAAGgttttaatttaattacAGATTTTGATAGTGCTTGGGGTGGATTTTCATCCAGATTATTGGAAGAGTTAAGAGATGAGCTCCCTAAAACTACTATCTTTACCTGGGGGTTCCATGAACAAGATATGTTTTGCTCCCTTCCAAAACTTAGAGGTGGAAGTGTGGTGAATAAGATCAGAACTACAATAGCTTTAGGGAGGGAATCGAATATAGTATTTCCTTTATGGGCTCAGCCAGATTTGTACACCAACTGGGAAATAGCTGGTAATCTGTGCAAAGTACTTGATACAGTGACTTCAGTTTCTGGACAGAAGCATTCTGACTATAATAGAAGCATGAGTTACTTAGAGACATCATTAACATTAGGTGATGACCGTAAAAAATATGTCTCTGATTTATATGACGTCcaagatgatgattacTATTCGTATTATTCGATGGTGAAGCCGCTTGCTAAGTCTCGTGATAAACCATATCATGATTTTACTGTTTGCAAAATCAATCGAATAGGACAGATACCTCCTACCAAGGAAGAACAGATGGGAGCTGTAACAAAGGGGAAAAAGATAAACGAGTTATATACATACAGCTACTATCCATCTGACACAATACCTGATgaatataagaaaaataactCTTTCCAACTAGAGATTAAAAACACTGAGAAATCGAGGGACgtatttaaatattatgAAGATTTTGTTTCGAAACATTTAAGGTTTGCTGATGATAGAGAAGAATTAAAGGATGAGCTATCGACATTGGCTACAGAATATGAATCAGGATGgtatgatgaagaagactccggtgatgatgatgcttAA
- the NDAI0K01090 gene encoding uncharacterized protein, giving the protein MVLLGNIRHILLLLAIASPNKKTNLTLLPQVTNQSSKYFLLLLFAKVGQSNRLMLPLPTYMLLQDNHGSLALLHCDFFNIKHWDVKYKYLFDLVKNKEVTLNYVLTADMVTDILTEPLPTSSHQKHRQSMGIVLIAKVAIYEINSEIFRFLFFKHHIS; this is encoded by the coding sequence ATGGTTCTATTAGGAAATATAAGGCACATCCTGTTGCTGCTGGCAATCGCCAGCCCAAACAAGAAGACGAACTTAACACTGCTCCCACAAGTGACCAATCAATCGTCAAAATACTTCTTACTTTTGCTCTTCGCTAAGGTTGGCCAATCAAACAGGTTGATGTTACCGCTGCCTACTTACATGCTCCTCCAAGATAACCATGGATCTTTGGCTTTGCTTCATTGTGActtctttaatatcaaaCACTGGGATGTAAAATATAAGTATCTCTTCGACCTAGTCAAGAATAAAGAAGTTACACTGAACTACGTACTTACGGCTGATATGGTCACCGATATTCTCACCGAACCCTTACCTACTTCATCACATCAGAAGCACCGCCAATCTATGGGTATTGTTTTGATCGCCAAAGTAGCTATATATGAAATAAATTCGGAGATATTCAGgtttctcttcttcaaacATCATATTAGCTAG
- the NIP100 gene encoding Nip100p (similar to Saccharomyces cerevisiae NIP100 (YPL174C); ancestral locus Anc_8.704), with protein MVRVPKNSSDFAGKKTARYGTKSKSMDDRIRVNDRVQIGPENNNIHGDYTGIVKYIGPTDFATGIWCGIHMDNPKYGKNDGSIDGIRYFQLASDYPPKAGLFTRIENVQLLTGEPHDEDELTKLREIVQALQNKVVVLKKELKKSFGEKMQLKGLQDTIELLTLNDEDLNLRNQEFLAKIQVLQEENKQLLNELQPLREELEMRRSIKFENTQKNEDKNYQSLLEQNKLLQNVLNELEKSLTESLQDYELVLEENTKLISKNSCLQKSVEQLTKELESSKTILNDLKRQLMAEKDSTNIVDFLTEQNNELLSQVNSLTHEIEKLSSKENTTLDDHLNSESKLQQQLDTLQNLLESKEERIHQLENVIKEIDVEGRDQEQKHLKMQLTKLRIKISDLEQELFKDTILIKFHEITTVNKEDNLALLPNKLQYFLAHINDKELRDSIHQKKRIQCMLILLKELTSVKETFQDDLFREYVVHVSDICHRYLSEFAEGFVRDDTIDIETAIKFLNSSSSVDKDPLLLLNIYREIFECISFDYLDSTLNSTNSEEIHAKLLRISELCKEVSLKANSLLASIDKLSEYKFSDNNTDNHECIREIFDIFVFPFTTPYSHIDFGLVITVLNKIINRLEDNEFIINLGIHTDPATVHKQLDMQNKVSKDKRFEITGDTELKSILEEKVKEKDAYIQELTLRLQLIDVKNTRNLERENLIGQLKNQISTINDEKIKYMESIRDLKRKLTNTTKALKYEKLNQYQLIISNQLNEEIVDRETLSRVDLISEINDLRKALSYKCNTAAYSESVTFEWLNEDMEEYIFSKSASVKTSGMSEKLHALNKTMNTLINESDIRPANIYDENVQEIVKYKMNIKHSISNIKFKDKLLDHMITELNIE; from the coding sequence ATGGTAAGAGTACCCAAAAACAGTAGCGACTTTGCAGGCAAGAAAACAGCAAGATATGGAACCAAGAGCAAGTCAATGGATGACAGAATCAGAGTCAATGATAGAGTTCAAATAGGTCCTGAAAATAACAACATACATGGCGACTATACAGGTATAGTAAAATACATTGGCCCCACAGATTTCGCCACCGGTATTTGGTGTGGGATCCATATGGATAACCCCAAATATGGTAAGAATGATGGATCGATTGACGGTATTAGGTATTTCCAATTGGCTTCTGATTATCCTCCGAAAGCTGGGCTGTTTACTAGAATTGAGAATGTTCAATTGCTTACAGGTGAGCCTcatgatgaagatgagtTGACGAAGTTGAGGGAAATTGTTCAAGCTTTACAAAATAAGGTTGTTGTATTGAAAAAGGAACTGAAGAAGTCATTTGGTGAGAAGATGCAACTTAAAGGATTACAAGATACCATTGAACTTTTGACtttgaatgatgaagatttgaatttacGAAATCAAGAATTTCTTGCAAAGATACAGGTTctacaagaagaaaataagcAATTACTAAATGAATTACAGCCATTGAGAGAAGAACTGGAAATGAGACgatcaattaaatttgaaaatactCAAAAGAATGAAGACAAGAATTATCAATCGTTACTTGAACAGAATAAGTTATTACAAAACGTTCtgaatgaattggaaaaatcGCTAACAGAATCTCTTCAAGATTATGAATTGGtacttgaagaaaataccAAGCTTATCTCCAAGAATTCATGCTTACAAAAGTCAGTTGAGCAATTGACTAAGGAATTGGAAAGTTCGAAAACAATCttgaatgatttaaaaAGACAATTAATGGCGGAGAAGGATTCTACAaatattgttgattttttgactgaacaaaataatgaattgcTTTCACAAGTGAATTCTTTAACTCATGaaatagaaaaattaaGCTCGAAAGAAAATACTACTCTCGATGATCATTTAAATTCAGAAAGCAAATTACAACAGCAATTAGATACCTTACAGAATCTGCTGGAATCCAAAGAGGAAAGGATACATCAATTGGAAAACGTAATAAAGGAAATTGACGTCGAGGGACGTGATCAAGAACAAAAGCACTTGAAAATGCAACTGACAAAGTTACGCATTAAAATTTCAGATCTTgaacaagaattatttaaagataccatattaataaaatttcatGAAATAACTACGGTTAACAAAGAAGATAACCTCGCATTGTTGCCGAATAAACTTCAATACTTTCTTGCTCATATCAATGACAAGGAGTTAAGAGATTCCATACAccagaagaaaagaatCCAATGTATGCTAATTCTACTGAAAGAATTAACATCTGTTAAGGAAACTTTTcaagatgatttatttaGAGAATATGTGGTACATGTTTCTGACATATGCCATCGATACTTAAGTGAATTTGCCGAAGGATTTGTTCGAGATGATACAATCGATATAGAAACAGcaatcaaatttttaaacAGCAGCAGTTCGGTCGACAAAGATCCCCTTCTTCTATTGAACATATATAGAGAAATATTCGAATGTATTTCGTTTGATTACTTAGATTCCACTTTAAACTCAACGAACTCAGAAGAAATACATGCAAAATTATTACGCATAAGTGAACTTTGTAAAGAAGTATCTTTAAAGGCAAACAGTCTGCTAGCCAGCATTGATAAATTGTCAGAATACAAATTTTCCGATAACAATACAGATAATCATGAGTGCATTAGAgaaatttttgatattttcgTCTTCCCTTTCACTACGCCATATAGTCATATAGACTTTGGCTTGGTTATTACGGTTTTGAACAAGATTATTAACCGCTTGGAGGATAATGAGTTTATTATCAATCTTGGAATACATACCGACCCAGCAACTGTTCATAAACAGTTAGACATGCAAAATAAAGTAAGTAAAGACAAACGTTTTGAGATTACTGGCGATACCGAACTGAAAAGTATTCTTGAGGAGAAagtaaaagaaaaggatgCGTATATACAGGAGTTAACTCTACGGcttcaattaattgatgtTAAGAATACGAGAAACCTAGAACGAGAAAATCTTATTGGtcaattgaagaatcaAATTTCTACTATCAACGATGAAAAGATAAAATACATGGAAAGTATAAGAGATTTGAAGAGGAAATTAACCAATACGACTAAAGCTCTAAAATATGAGAAACTCAACCAATACCAACTTATTATAAGTAATCAACTGAATGAAGAAATAGTAGACCGTGAAACACTCAGTAGAGTCGATCTGATATCTGAGATTAATGATTTGAGAAAAGCATTATCCTATAAGTGTAATACAGCAGCATATTCAGAATCTGTAACGTTTGAGTGGTTGAACGAGGACATGGAGGAGTACATTTTCAGCAAAAGTGCATCGGTCAAAACTTCTGGTATgagtgaaaaattacatgCTTTGAACAAAACAATGAATACcttaattaatgaatcagATATCCGACCAGCTAATAtttatgatgaaaatgtGCAAGAAATcgtaaaatataaaatgaATATCAAGCACTCCATTTCCAACataaaattcaaagataaaTTGCTGGATCATATGATTACAGAATTGAACATTGAATGA